In Solenopsis invicta isolate M01_SB chromosome 1, UNIL_Sinv_3.0, whole genome shotgun sequence, one genomic interval encodes:
- the LOC105201531 gene encoding NEDD8-activating enzyme E1 regulatory subunit isoform X1 codes for MASPESKSPEQSEKNRKYDRQLRLWGDHGQAALEAAHVCIINATGLGTEVLKSLVLPGIGAFTIVDGKKITEEDIGANFFLEADSVGKSRAQVATQMLLEMNPDVTGDYIDEEPEQILSNSPDFFNSFTVVVATALTEKTLILLSKRLWELSIPLIVCKSLGFIAYMRIQIKEHTVVETHPDNETQDLRLDRPFDSLKKHIDSINLDEMSFKDHCHVPYLIILYKYLEKWVSEHGTLPKTYKEKQQLRNVIENGMRRDEHDSSNSEENFEEAMKAVNKCIRMSDIPDNVINILNDDRCVNLTAKSSSFWIIAKAVRDFIDNEGKGLLPLKGTLPDMTADTEKYITLQQIYHKQASADAEAVWRRTLQLLRQLGRPSDSISEKDVKLFCRHVANIHVEKGSCIADEYDPKVFDTNIIVQNLENPESMMLYYVMLRGVDKFQAEYNSYPGEFDDQVEPDIVKLKTCLTKLLSEWGCGPLAKDDYVHELCRFGGAELHSVSAFLGGLAAHETIKLITNQYKPIHNTFIHDAATSNSGTFFF; via the exons ATTATGGGGTGATCATGGCCAAGCAGCTTTGGAGGCTGCTCATGTCTGTATCATAAATGCCACTGGACTTGGCACGGAGGTACTGAAGTCGCTAGTGCTTCCAGGTATAGGAGCATTCACCATAGTTGATGGCAAAAAGATCACCGAAGAGGATATTGGAGCTAA CTTTTTTCTAGAAGCAGATAGTGTTGGGAAATCGAGAGCACAGGTGGCTACTCAAATGCTCTTAGAAATGAATCCAGATGTAACTGGCGATTACATTGATGAAGAGCCTGAACAAATTTTATCTAACAGCCCAGATTTTTTCAATAGCTTCACAGTGGTTGTAGCAACTGCACTGACTGAAAA AACATTGATTCTTCTGTCAAAGAGACTTTGGGAACTAAGTATTCCTCTGATAGTATGTAAGAGCCTAGGCTTTATCGCATATATGCGCATTCAAATAAAAGAGCATACAGTTGTAGAGACTCATCCGGACAACGAGACGCAAGATTTACGTCTGGACAGGCCATTTGATAGCTTGAAGAAGCACATAGATTCCATAAATTTAGATGAAATGAGCTTCAAAGATCATTGTCATGTACCATATCTAATTATCTTGTACAAATACTTAGAAAAGTGGGTTTCCGAGCATGGTACTTTACCGAAAACTTACAAAGAGAAGCAACAACTTAGGAACGTGATAGAGAATGGCATGAGACGCGATGAGCACGATTCATCTAATAGTGAGGAAAATTTCGAGGAAGCTATGAAGgctgtaaataaatgtataagaatGAGCGATATTCCcgataatgttattaatattttgaatgatGATCGTTGTGTTAATTTGACCGCAAAG AGTAGTTCTTTCTGGATAATTGCGAAAGCAGTGCGTGATTTTATCGATAATGAAGGGAAAGGACTGCTACCACTTAAGGGTACTCTACCCGATATGACTGCGGATACTGAGAAATACATTACACTCCaacaaat TTACCATAAACAAGCATCTGCAGATGCGGAAGCCGTATGGAGACGCACTTTGCAATTGCTACGTCAATTGGGAAGACCGTCAGATTCAATTTCAGAAAAAGATGTCAAGCTGTTTTGCAGACATGTCGCTAACATTCACGTAGAAAAAGGCAGTTGTATCGCAGACGAGTATGATCCTAAAGTTTTTGATACTAATATTATAG ttcaAAATTTAGAGAATCCCGAGAGTATGATGCTTTACTATGTCATGCTTCGAGGAGTAGATAAATTCCAGGCGGAATATAACTCGTATCCTGGCGAATTTGATGATCAAGTTGAACCCGATATCGTGAAGCTTAAA ACATGCCTCACAAAATTGTTGAGCGAATGGGGATGCGGTCCGTTAGCCAAAGACGATTATGTGCACGAACTTTGTCGATTCGGTGGCGCGGAATTGCACTCTGTTTCTGCGTTTTTAGGTGGTCTTGCAGCGCATGAAACCATCAAGCTTATTACGAACCAATATAAGCCCATTCACAATACCTTCATTCATGACGCAGCCACATCAAATTCTGGgacgtttttcttttaa
- the LOC105201531 gene encoding NEDD8-activating enzyme E1 regulatory subunit isoform X2, translating to MAKRSPKRILELKADSVGKSRAQVATQMLLEMNPDVTGDYIDEEPEQILSNSPDFFNSFTVVVATALTEKTLILLSKRLWELSIPLIVCKSLGFIAYMRIQIKEHTVVETHPDNETQDLRLDRPFDSLKKHIDSINLDEMSFKDHCHVPYLIILYKYLEKWVSEHGTLPKTYKEKQQLRNVIENGMRRDEHDSSNSEENFEEAMKAVNKCIRMSDIPDNVINILNDDRCVNLTAKSSSFWIIAKAVRDFIDNEGKGLLPLKGTLPDMTADTEKYITLQQIYHKQASADAEAVWRRTLQLLRQLGRPSDSISEKDVKLFCRHVANIHVEKGSCIADEYDPKVFDTNIIVQNLENPESMMLYYVMLRGVDKFQAEYNSYPGEFDDQVEPDIVKLKTCLTKLLSEWGCGPLAKDDYVHELCRFGGAELHSVSAFLGGLAAHETIKLITNQYKPIHNTFIHDAATSNSGTFFF from the exons ATGGCAAAAAGATCACCGAAGAGGATATTGGAGCTAA AAGCAGATAGTGTTGGGAAATCGAGAGCACAGGTGGCTACTCAAATGCTCTTAGAAATGAATCCAGATGTAACTGGCGATTACATTGATGAAGAGCCTGAACAAATTTTATCTAACAGCCCAGATTTTTTCAATAGCTTCACAGTGGTTGTAGCAACTGCACTGACTGAAAA AACATTGATTCTTCTGTCAAAGAGACTTTGGGAACTAAGTATTCCTCTGATAGTATGTAAGAGCCTAGGCTTTATCGCATATATGCGCATTCAAATAAAAGAGCATACAGTTGTAGAGACTCATCCGGACAACGAGACGCAAGATTTACGTCTGGACAGGCCATTTGATAGCTTGAAGAAGCACATAGATTCCATAAATTTAGATGAAATGAGCTTCAAAGATCATTGTCATGTACCATATCTAATTATCTTGTACAAATACTTAGAAAAGTGGGTTTCCGAGCATGGTACTTTACCGAAAACTTACAAAGAGAAGCAACAACTTAGGAACGTGATAGAGAATGGCATGAGACGCGATGAGCACGATTCATCTAATAGTGAGGAAAATTTCGAGGAAGCTATGAAGgctgtaaataaatgtataagaatGAGCGATATTCCcgataatgttattaatattttgaatgatGATCGTTGTGTTAATTTGACCGCAAAG AGTAGTTCTTTCTGGATAATTGCGAAAGCAGTGCGTGATTTTATCGATAATGAAGGGAAAGGACTGCTACCACTTAAGGGTACTCTACCCGATATGACTGCGGATACTGAGAAATACATTACACTCCaacaaat TTACCATAAACAAGCATCTGCAGATGCGGAAGCCGTATGGAGACGCACTTTGCAATTGCTACGTCAATTGGGAAGACCGTCAGATTCAATTTCAGAAAAAGATGTCAAGCTGTTTTGCAGACATGTCGCTAACATTCACGTAGAAAAAGGCAGTTGTATCGCAGACGAGTATGATCCTAAAGTTTTTGATACTAATATTATAG ttcaAAATTTAGAGAATCCCGAGAGTATGATGCTTTACTATGTCATGCTTCGAGGAGTAGATAAATTCCAGGCGGAATATAACTCGTATCCTGGCGAATTTGATGATCAAGTTGAACCCGATATCGTGAAGCTTAAA ACATGCCTCACAAAATTGTTGAGCGAATGGGGATGCGGTCCGTTAGCCAAAGACGATTATGTGCACGAACTTTGTCGATTCGGTGGCGCGGAATTGCACTCTGTTTCTGCGTTTTTAGGTGGTCTTGCAGCGCATGAAACCATCAAGCTTATTACGAACCAATATAAGCCCATTCACAATACCTTCATTCATGACGCAGCCACATCAAATTCTGGgacgtttttcttttaa
- the LOC105201820 gene encoding V-type proton ATPase subunit H isoform X2, which yields MVDRANIKQMIPALPDEKIDMLAATSVLQQQAADIRNQRINWQSYFQSQMISKEDYDFIAAFDSSDAKTRENKLKENPHQAAKTFLNLLGHVSKDQTIQYILTMIDDMLQEDRSRVEIFREHSTRKRESVWGPFLNLLNRQDGFIMNMTSRIIAKLACWSHDLMEKTDLQFYLTWLKDQLKLSNNEYIQSVARCLQMMLRIDEYRFAFVSVDGISTLLSVLSGRVNFQVQYQLIFCLWVLTFNPLLAEKMNKFNVIPILADILSDSVKEKVTRIILAVFRNLIEKVEDGQVAKEHCIAMVQCKVLKQLSILCQRKFDDEDITDDIEFLNDKLQASVQDLSSFDEYSTEVKSGRLEWSPVHKSGKFWRENASRLNEKNYELLRILVHLLETSKDPLVLSVASFDIGEYVRHYPRGKHIIEQLGGKQRVMQLLGHEDPNVRYEALLAVQKLMVHNWEYLGKQLEKEQTGATGASTNKPGAQVPAKA from the exons ATGGTAGACCGTGCGAATATCAAGCAGATGATACCGGCATTGCCGGACGAGAAAATtg ATATGCTGGCAGCTACCAGTGTGCTCCAGCAACAAGCTGCTGATATTAGAAATCAACGAATTAATTGGCAATCATATTTCCA atcCCAAATGATATCGAAAGAAGACTACGATTTTATTGCGGCCTTTGATTCAAGCGATGCTAAAACAAGGGAGAATAAGCTGAAGGAGAATCCACATCAGGCAGCTAAAACATTCCTCAATTTGCTTGGTCATGTTTCGAAAGATCAGACAATTCAATATATTCTCACGATGATTGATGATATGCTACAG GAGGACCGTAGTCGTGTGGAAATCTTTCGTGAGCACTCCACACGGAAACGAGAATCTGTTTGGGGACCATTCCTTAATCTGTTGAATAGACAAGATGGCTTTATAATGAATATGACATCGCGTATTATAGCTAAGTTGGCTTGCTGGAGTCACGATCTCATGGAAAAAACTGATCTTCAGTTTTATTTAACATGGCTCAAGGATCAGCTGAAACTTAGC aaTAATGAGTATATTCAATCAGTGGCACGATGTTTACAAATGATGCTTCGTATAGATGAATATCGCTTTGCATTCGTATCTGTCGATGGAATTTCGACCCTCCTTAGCGTTTTGTCTGGCAGAGTGAACTTCCAAGTGCAATATCAACTTATTTTTTGTCTGTGGGTACTTACTTTCAATCCTCTTTTGGCGGAAAAGATGAACAA ATTCAATGTTATACCCATTCTTGCCGATATACTCAGCGACTCGGTCAAAGAAAAAGTAACACGCATTATACTTGCAGTGTTCAGG AATTTGATTGAGAAAGTAGAAGACGGACAAGTTGCCAAGGAACATTGCATCGCTATGGTGCAATGTAAGGTACTGAAGCAGCTTTCGATATTATGCCAACGAAAATTCGACGACGAGGACATCACCGATGATATCGAATTCCTCAATGATAAACTGCAAGCGTCCGTGCAGGATCTAAGTTCATTTGACGAATATTCGACGGAAGTGAAATCTGGTCGTTTAGAATGGTCTCCTGTTCATAAATCGGGCAAATTCTGGCGTGAGAACGCCAGTCGTcttaacgaaaaaaattatgaactcTTGCGGATTTTGGTTCATCTATTAGAGACCAGTAAAGACCCGCTCGTTCTTAGCGTAGCCAGTTTTGATATTGGCGAATACGTGCGCCATTATCCACGTGGCAAGCA CATAATTGAACAACTTGGTGGAAAACAGCGCGTGATGCAACTTCTCGGGCACGAGGATCCTAATGTTAGGTACGAGGCTCTTCTTGCAGTGCAGAAACTTATGGTACACAATTG GGAATATCTTGGAAAACAATTAGAAAAAGAACAGACAGGTGCAACTGGAGCATCCACCAACAAGCCTGGAGCACAAGTGCCAGCGAAAGCTTAA
- the LOC105201820 gene encoding V-type proton ATPase subunit H isoform X1, which produces MVDRANIKQMIPALPDEKIDMLAATSVLQQQAADIRNQRINWQSYFQSQMISKEDYDFIAAFDSSDAKTRENKLKENPHQAAKTFLNLLGHVSKDQTIQYILTMIDDMLQEDRSRVEIFREHSTRKRESVWGPFLNLLNRQDGFIMNMTSRIIAKLACWSHDLMEKTDLQFYLTWLKDQLKLSFDALQDHTDLHAGLEQDTALEQAKEANELHEFLNPNNEYIQSVARCLQMMLRIDEYRFAFVSVDGISTLLSVLSGRVNFQVQYQLIFCLWVLTFNPLLAEKMNKFNVIPILADILSDSVKEKVTRIILAVFRNLIEKVEDGQVAKEHCIAMVQCKVLKQLSILCQRKFDDEDITDDIEFLNDKLQASVQDLSSFDEYSTEVKSGRLEWSPVHKSGKFWRENASRLNEKNYELLRILVHLLETSKDPLVLSVASFDIGEYVRHYPRGKHIIEQLGGKQRVMQLLGHEDPNVRYEALLAVQKLMVHNWEYLGKQLEKEQTGATGASTNKPGAQVPAKA; this is translated from the exons ATGGTAGACCGTGCGAATATCAAGCAGATGATACCGGCATTGCCGGACGAGAAAATtg ATATGCTGGCAGCTACCAGTGTGCTCCAGCAACAAGCTGCTGATATTAGAAATCAACGAATTAATTGGCAATCATATTTCCA atcCCAAATGATATCGAAAGAAGACTACGATTTTATTGCGGCCTTTGATTCAAGCGATGCTAAAACAAGGGAGAATAAGCTGAAGGAGAATCCACATCAGGCAGCTAAAACATTCCTCAATTTGCTTGGTCATGTTTCGAAAGATCAGACAATTCAATATATTCTCACGATGATTGATGATATGCTACAG GAGGACCGTAGTCGTGTGGAAATCTTTCGTGAGCACTCCACACGGAAACGAGAATCTGTTTGGGGACCATTCCTTAATCTGTTGAATAGACAAGATGGCTTTATAATGAATATGACATCGCGTATTATAGCTAAGTTGGCTTGCTGGAGTCACGATCTCATGGAAAAAACTGATCTTCAGTTTTATTTAACATGGCTCAAGGATCAGCTGAAACTTAGC TTCGATGCTCTTCAGGATCACACAGACTTGCATGCGGGACTAGAACAAGATACTGCTCTGGAGCAGGCCAAGGAGGCCAATGAACTGCACGAATTCCTCAACCCG aaTAATGAGTATATTCAATCAGTGGCACGATGTTTACAAATGATGCTTCGTATAGATGAATATCGCTTTGCATTCGTATCTGTCGATGGAATTTCGACCCTCCTTAGCGTTTTGTCTGGCAGAGTGAACTTCCAAGTGCAATATCAACTTATTTTTTGTCTGTGGGTACTTACTTTCAATCCTCTTTTGGCGGAAAAGATGAACAA ATTCAATGTTATACCCATTCTTGCCGATATACTCAGCGACTCGGTCAAAGAAAAAGTAACACGCATTATACTTGCAGTGTTCAGG AATTTGATTGAGAAAGTAGAAGACGGACAAGTTGCCAAGGAACATTGCATCGCTATGGTGCAATGTAAGGTACTGAAGCAGCTTTCGATATTATGCCAACGAAAATTCGACGACGAGGACATCACCGATGATATCGAATTCCTCAATGATAAACTGCAAGCGTCCGTGCAGGATCTAAGTTCATTTGACGAATATTCGACGGAAGTGAAATCTGGTCGTTTAGAATGGTCTCCTGTTCATAAATCGGGCAAATTCTGGCGTGAGAACGCCAGTCGTcttaacgaaaaaaattatgaactcTTGCGGATTTTGGTTCATCTATTAGAGACCAGTAAAGACCCGCTCGTTCTTAGCGTAGCCAGTTTTGATATTGGCGAATACGTGCGCCATTATCCACGTGGCAAGCA CATAATTGAACAACTTGGTGGAAAACAGCGCGTGATGCAACTTCTCGGGCACGAGGATCCTAATGTTAGGTACGAGGCTCTTCTTGCAGTGCAGAAACTTATGGTACACAATTG GGAATATCTTGGAAAACAATTAGAAAAAGAACAGACAGGTGCAACTGGAGCATCCACCAACAAGCCTGGAGCACAAGTGCCAGCGAAAGCTTAA